A window from Salvelinus sp. IW2-2015 linkage group LG5, ASM291031v2, whole genome shotgun sequence encodes these proteins:
- the usp8 gene encoding ubiquitin carboxyl-terminal hydrolase 8, with protein MASKAKELLSWSASSVVPGGGITAARLFHFMRDQTVTVIVMDNRSCRDFEESHIYVPTQICISVPEEAINPGITVNQIKARLPEASREQWKRQGFVDYIILLDWFSCVTDLRLGTPLKSLKDALYKWDSTTDLHREPLVLEGGYESWLLVYPMYTTNAKVRPPRQHALNTLPQLNFCYPSLKEAKASDPPLPAAQKPKSELQASPAAQQREPQTKVRNEDTLFCVAGLPDGWMKFLYTVTGTYRYYHAPTNKVHIYPPGASIPQAPISTPSCAQIQAAQPVPAKTTKPSHDVYAKMEIAKLSAAKIRNLYPVFGGMGVMLTGLRDRSTCYMNCILQCLCNTPAMSEYFTKNYYQEDINRTNILGYKGEVVEEFGVIMKAMWSGLYKSISPRDFKFTIGKVYEYFAGNEPHDAREFMHFLLDGLHEDLNKADTSKPYQREVNDHLLDDQRAADLAWSRHKLRNDSIIVALFHGQLKITVQCLTCQHKTRTFEIFNYHNLPLASSKECSLQDCLKLFSREEKLDNNNAVFCSHCEARRCSMRKVEIWKAPPILVFYLIRLTVNGRWIQKLQTNVDFPLENLDLTQYVIGPKQRLKKYNLFAVSNHYGGGLDCGYYTAFCKNAIKQQWYKFEDEDVSDISTSSVKSSAACILFYSSL; from the coding sequence ATGGCTTCGAAAGCTAAAGAGCTTCTCTCTTGGTCTGCAAGCTCTGTGGTACCTGGAGGAGGAATCACAGCTGCCAGGCTGTTCCATTTCATGAGGGACCAGACAGTGACTGTCATCGTCATGGACAACCGTAGCTGCAGGGACTTTGAGGAGTCCCATATCTATGTCCCCACACAGATCTGCATCAGCGTCCCTGAGGAGGCTATCAACCCTGGGATCACTGTGAACCAGATCAAGGCCAGGCTGCCGGAAGCATCCAGAGAACAGTGGAAGAGACAGGGGTTCGTAGACTACATCATATTACTGGACTGGTTCAGCTGTGTCactgacctcagactggggaccCCACTCAAGAGCCTCAAAGATGCTCTCTACAAGTGGGACAGCACCACAGATCTCCACAGAGAGCCCCTGGTTCTGGAGGGAGGCTATGAGAGCTGGTTGCTTGTCTACCCCATGTACACAACCAACGCCAAAGTCAGACccccccgacaacacgccctcaACACCCTCCCTCAGCTGAACTTCTGCTACCCCTCTCTGAAGGAGGCGAAGGCTTCAGACCCCCCTCTACCCGCCGCCCAAAAGCCTAAGAGTGAACTGCAGGCTTCGCCAGCTGCCCAGCAGCGGGAGCCGCAAACCAAAGTGAGGAATGAGGACACACTTTTTTGTGTAGCAGGCCTGCCTGATGGCTGGATGAAGTTCCTGTACACGGTGACAGGTACCTACCGCTACTACCACGCCCCAACCAACAAAGTTCACATCTACCCCCCTGGGGCAAGCATTCCCCAGGCCCCCATCTCCACCCCCTCTTGTGCCCAAATACAAGCAGCCCAACCTGTCCCTGCCAAGACCACTAAGCCCAGTCATGACGTGTATGCCAAGATGGAGATCGCCAAGCTGTCGGCAGCTAAGATCCGTAACCTATACCCTGTATTTGGAGGGATGGGTGTCATGCTGACGGGACTGCGTGACAGAAGCACCTGTTACATGAACTGCATCCTGCAGTGCCTGTGTAACACCCCAGCCATGTCTGAGTACTTCACCAAGAACTACTACCAGGAAGATATTAACAGGACCAATATCCTGGGCTATAAGGGGGAAGTAGTAGAGGAGTTTGGGGTGATAATGAAGGCTATGTGGTCTGGCCTGTATAAGTCTATCAGCCCCAGGGACTTTAAGTTTACCATTGGAAAGGTTTACGAATACTTTGCTGGCAACGAACCGCACGATGCAAGGGAGTTTATGCATTTCCTCCTAGATGGGCTACACGAGGACCTCAATAAGGCTGACACTAGTAAACCGTACCAACGGGAAGTGAATGACCACCTCCTGGATGACCAAAGGGCAGCCGACCTGGCCTGGAGCAGACACAAGCTGCGGAATGACTCCATCATCGTAGCTCTGTTCCATGGTCAGTTGAAGATCACTGTCCAGTGTCTTACCTGTCAACACAAGACACGCACCTTCGAGATCTTCAATTACCACAACCTGCCACTGGCTTCATCTAAAGAGTGCTCCCTGCAAGACTGTCTGAAGCTGTTCAGTAGAGAGGAGAAGCTAGATAACAATAACGCTGTGTTCTGCAGTCACTGCGAAGCCCGGAGATGCTCCATGAGGAAAGTGGAGATCTGGAAGGCCCCGCCCATCCTTGTGTTTTACTTAATTCGATTGACCGTCAATGGCAGATGGATTCAGAAACTCCAGACCAATGTTGACTTCCCTCTGGAGAACCTGGACCTGACTCAGTATGTCATTGGTCCAAAACAGAGGCTCAAGAAATACAACCTGTTTGCAGTCTCTAATCACTATGGGGGGGGTCTGGATTGTGGTTACTACACAGCCTTCTGTAAGAACGCCATCAAACAGCAGTGGTACAAGTTTGAAGACGAGGATGTTTCAGACATCTCCACCTCCTCAGTCAAGTCCTCTGCCGCCTGCATCTTATTCTACTCCTCTCTGTGA